A stretch of Saccharothrix texasensis DNA encodes these proteins:
- a CDS encoding Gfo/Idh/MocA family protein translates to MIGHAFMGAAHSQAWRVAPRFFDLPLRPVMAVVCGRDRARTEAAAARLGWAEAATDWRAVLDRDDVQVVDICTPGDTHAEIAVAALAAGKHVLCEKPLANTVAEAEAMAEAAARAAAAGVRAMVGFTYRRVPALSLARELVARGRLGRVHHVRAQYLQDWIVDPAAPLSWRLQKERAGSGALGDIGAHIVDATQFILGDTIREVSGTLETFVSERPLAAEHSGLSGTAVSDRTGPVTVDDAALFLARFSGGALGAFEATRFANGRKNAIRIEINGSAGSLAFDFEDMNVLHYYDGGDDASVAGFRRIVVTEPQHPYVDAWWPAGHGLGYEHAFTHQAVDFVRAVAAGTDPAPSFADGLQLQRVLAAVEASATSRTWHDV, encoded by the coding sequence ATGATCGGCCACGCCTTCATGGGAGCCGCCCACTCCCAGGCGTGGCGGGTCGCGCCCCGCTTCTTCGACCTGCCGCTGCGCCCGGTCATGGCCGTGGTGTGCGGTCGGGACCGGGCCCGCACCGAGGCCGCCGCCGCGCGACTGGGCTGGGCGGAGGCCGCGACCGACTGGCGGGCCGTGCTGGACCGGGACGACGTGCAGGTGGTGGACATCTGCACGCCCGGTGACACGCACGCCGAGATCGCCGTCGCGGCCCTGGCCGCGGGCAAGCACGTGCTGTGCGAGAAGCCGCTGGCCAACACCGTCGCCGAAGCCGAGGCGATGGCGGAGGCGGCGGCCCGCGCCGCCGCGGCGGGCGTGCGGGCGATGGTCGGGTTCACCTACCGGCGCGTGCCCGCGCTCTCCCTCGCCCGCGAGCTCGTGGCGCGGGGTCGGCTGGGCCGGGTCCACCACGTGCGCGCCCAGTACCTCCAGGACTGGATCGTGGACCCGGCCGCGCCGCTGTCCTGGCGGCTGCAGAAGGAGCGGGCCGGCTCCGGCGCGCTGGGCGACATCGGCGCGCACATCGTCGACGCCACCCAGTTCATCCTCGGCGACACCATCCGCGAGGTGTCCGGGACGCTGGAGACGTTCGTGTCCGAGCGGCCCCTGGCGGCCGAGCACTCCGGGTTGTCGGGCACCGCCGTGTCCGACCGCACGGGACCGGTCACCGTGGACGACGCCGCCCTGTTCCTGGCCCGCTTCTCCGGCGGCGCGCTCGGCGCGTTCGAGGCGACCCGGTTCGCGAACGGCCGCAAGAACGCCATCCGCATCGAGATCAACGGTTCGGCGGGCAGCCTGGCGTTCGACTTCGAGGACATGAACGTCCTGCACTACTACGACGGCGGCGACGACGCGTCGGTGGCGGGCTTCCGGCGCATCGTCGTGACCGAGCCGCAGCACCCCTACGTGGACGCCTGGTGGCCCGCGGGCCACGGCCTGGGCTACGAGCACGCGTTCACCCACCAGGCCGTCGACTTCGTGCGCGCGGTGGCCGCCGGGACCGATCCCGCCCCGTCGTTCGCCGACGGGCTCCAGCTGCAGCGCGTCCTGGCCGCCGTCGAGGCGAGCGCGACGTCCCGCACCTGGCATGACGTCTGA
- a CDS encoding sugar phosphate isomerase/epimerase family protein, protein MARPITLFTGQWADLPFEEVARLAAEWGYDGLEIACWGDHLDPWRAAEDDDYVADRLAILAKHDLKVWTISNHLTGQAVCDDPIDERHQGILSPRIWGDGEPEGVRRRAAEEMKATARAAAKLGASTVVGFTGSSIWKTVAMFPPVPPSMIDAGYQDFADRWNPILDVFDEVGVRFAHEVHPSEIAYDYWTTVRTLEAIGHRPAFGLNWDPSHFVWQDLDPIGFLWDFRDRIYHVDCKDARRQVGDGRNGRLGSHLPWADPRRGWDFVSTGRGDVPWERAFRMLNTIGYGGPISVEWEDAGMDRLIGAPEALEFVRRNAFEAPTASFDAAFSTGG, encoded by the coding sequence ATGGCGCGTCCGATCACGTTGTTCACCGGCCAGTGGGCCGACCTGCCGTTCGAGGAGGTCGCCCGCCTGGCCGCCGAGTGGGGCTACGACGGGCTGGAGATCGCCTGCTGGGGCGACCACCTCGACCCGTGGCGCGCGGCGGAGGACGACGACTACGTCGCCGACCGGCTGGCGATCCTGGCCAAGCACGACCTGAAGGTGTGGACGATCTCCAACCACCTCACCGGCCAGGCCGTCTGCGACGACCCCATCGACGAACGCCACCAGGGCATCCTGTCCCCGCGCATCTGGGGCGACGGCGAACCCGAAGGCGTCCGCCGGCGCGCGGCCGAGGAGATGAAGGCGACCGCGCGGGCCGCCGCGAAGCTCGGCGCGTCGACCGTGGTCGGGTTCACCGGCTCCTCGATCTGGAAGACCGTCGCGATGTTCCCGCCCGTGCCGCCGTCGATGATCGACGCCGGCTACCAGGACTTCGCCGACCGCTGGAACCCGATCCTGGACGTGTTCGACGAGGTCGGCGTCCGGTTCGCGCACGAGGTGCACCCGTCCGAGATCGCCTACGACTACTGGACCACCGTGCGGACGCTGGAGGCGATCGGGCACCGGCCCGCGTTCGGGCTGAACTGGGACCCGTCGCACTTCGTGTGGCAGGACCTCGACCCGATCGGCTTCCTGTGGGACTTCCGCGACCGGATCTACCACGTCGACTGCAAGGACGCCCGCCGCCAGGTCGGCGACGGGCGCAACGGCCGGCTCGGCTCGCACCTGCCGTGGGCCGACCCGAGGCGCGGCTGGGACTTCGTCTCCACCGGACGCGGCGACGTGCCGTGGGAGCGGGCGTTCCGGATGCTCAACACCATCGGCTACGGGGGCCCGATCAGCGTCGAGTGGGAAGACGCCGGGATGGACCGCCTGATCGGCGCGCCGGAGGCGCTGGAGTTCGTGCGCCGCAACGCGTTCGAGGCGCCGACGGCCTCCTTCGACGCCGCGTTCTCCACCGGCGGGTGA
- a CDS encoding beta-L-arabinofuranosidase domain-containing protein, which yields MSSPLSRRTLLQAVGVAAVATTVPGLTSGSAVAATVPPVRGDLGVSAQPFDLGEVRLSPGRWMENQSRTLSYLRFVDVDRLLYNFRANHRLSTNGAAALGGWEAPNFPFRTHSQGHFLSAWAQAWAVLGDTTSRDRANYMVAELAKCQANNAAAGFNTGYLSGFPESDFDAMEAGSPKSVSYYSLHKTLAGLLDVWRHIGSTQARDVLLRFAGWVDWRTARLSYSQMQRVLGTEFGGMNAVLADLYQQTGDSRWLAAAQRFDHASVFDPLAANQDRLNGLHANTQVPKWIGAAREYKATGTTRYRDIASNAWNITVGAHTYVIGGNSQAEHFRAPNAIAAYLNTDTAEACNTYNMLKLTRELWLLDPNRASYFDFYERALLNHLLGQQNTADPHGHICYFTGLNPGHRRGNTGPAWGGGNWSTDYGTFWCCQGTALEVNTSLANSIYFQNGTTLTVNLYTPSVLTWAQRGITVTQTTSYPASDTTTLTVTGNASGSWTMRLRIPAWTTGATISVNGVAQDVATTPGTYAALTRTWAAGDAVTLRLPMRVVVQPANDNSAVAAITYGPVVLAGNYGNTALSRLPALDTASITRTGTSGLAFTARADGATVNLGPFYDAHGYNYTVYWSTNGGGGGSDAGYRLVNAATGLVLGVQDMSTADGGLAVQWNNTGTADHNWELVTDGSAVRLRNRNSGKVLGVENASTADNARVLQWSNTGAADHKWTVVDNGDGTHKLRNGNSGKLLGILNGSTAAGAQAVQDPDNGTADNRWRFVPAGARRVQNLASGLVLGVQDMSTADGGLAVQWDDSGTADHLWTAVVDADGYFRLRNSNSGKVLGVENAANANGARVLQWADNGTNDHKWRLRYGSGGYFRIQCGNGGRVLGVNGASTARGAQIVLWDDNGTNDHLWRFI from the coding sequence ATGTCGTCACCCCTGAGCCGTCGCACGCTGCTGCAAGCCGTCGGCGTCGCGGCCGTCGCGACGACCGTGCCCGGCCTGACCTCGGGGTCCGCGGTCGCGGCGACGGTGCCGCCGGTCCGCGGCGACCTCGGTGTCTCCGCCCAGCCGTTCGACCTGGGCGAGGTGCGCCTGAGCCCCGGCCGGTGGATGGAGAACCAGAGCCGGACGCTGTCGTACCTGCGGTTCGTCGACGTCGACCGGCTGCTCTACAACTTCCGCGCCAACCACCGGCTGTCCACCAACGGCGCGGCGGCGCTGGGCGGCTGGGAAGCGCCCAACTTCCCCTTCCGCACCCACAGCCAGGGCCACTTCCTCAGCGCCTGGGCGCAGGCGTGGGCGGTGCTCGGCGACACCACGTCCCGGGACCGGGCCAACTACATGGTCGCCGAGCTGGCCAAGTGCCAGGCGAACAACGCGGCCGCCGGGTTCAACACCGGCTACCTGTCCGGGTTCCCGGAGTCGGACTTCGACGCGATGGAGGCGGGCTCGCCCAAGTCCGTGTCGTACTACTCGCTGCACAAGACCCTGGCGGGTCTGCTGGACGTGTGGCGGCACATCGGCAGCACGCAGGCGCGCGACGTGCTGCTGCGGTTCGCGGGCTGGGTGGACTGGCGCACCGCCAGGCTGTCCTACAGCCAGATGCAGCGCGTGCTGGGCACCGAGTTCGGCGGCATGAACGCCGTGCTGGCCGACCTCTACCAGCAGACCGGCGACTCGCGCTGGCTCGCGGCGGCGCAGCGGTTCGACCACGCCTCCGTCTTCGACCCGCTGGCCGCCAACCAGGACCGGCTCAACGGGCTGCACGCCAACACGCAGGTGCCGAAGTGGATCGGCGCCGCGCGCGAGTACAAGGCCACGGGCACGACCCGCTACCGCGACATCGCGTCGAACGCGTGGAACATCACGGTGGGCGCGCACACCTACGTCATCGGCGGCAACAGCCAGGCCGAGCACTTCCGCGCGCCCAACGCCATCGCCGCCTACCTCAACACCGACACGGCCGAGGCGTGCAACACCTACAACATGCTCAAGCTGACCCGTGAGCTGTGGCTGCTCGACCCGAACCGCGCCTCGTACTTCGACTTCTACGAGCGCGCCCTGCTCAACCACCTCCTCGGCCAGCAGAACACGGCCGACCCGCACGGCCACATCTGCTACTTCACCGGCCTCAACCCGGGCCACCGGCGCGGCAACACCGGACCGGCCTGGGGTGGCGGCAACTGGAGCACCGACTACGGCACGTTCTGGTGCTGCCAGGGGACCGCGCTGGAGGTCAACACCTCGCTGGCGAACTCCATCTACTTCCAGAACGGCACCACGCTGACGGTGAACCTGTACACGCCGTCGGTGCTGACCTGGGCGCAGCGGGGGATCACCGTCACGCAGACCACGAGCTACCCGGCCTCCGACACCACCACGCTGACCGTGACCGGCAACGCGAGCGGGTCGTGGACGATGCGCCTGCGCATCCCGGCCTGGACCACCGGCGCGACGATCAGCGTCAACGGGGTCGCGCAGGACGTCGCCACGACGCCCGGCACCTACGCCGCCCTGACCCGGACGTGGGCCGCCGGCGACGCGGTGACCCTCCGCCTGCCGATGCGGGTCGTGGTGCAGCCCGCCAACGACAACTCCGCCGTCGCCGCGATCACCTACGGCCCGGTCGTGCTGGCGGGCAACTACGGCAACACCGCCCTGAGCAGGCTGCCCGCGCTGGACACCGCCTCGATCACCCGCACCGGCACGTCGGGCCTGGCGTTCACCGCCCGCGCCGACGGCGCGACCGTCAACCTCGGGCCGTTCTACGACGCCCACGGCTACAACTACACCGTCTACTGGAGCACCAACGGCGGCGGTGGCGGCTCGGACGCCGGCTACCGGCTGGTCAACGCGGCCACCGGGCTGGTCCTGGGCGTGCAGGACATGTCGACCGCGGACGGCGGCCTGGCCGTGCAGTGGAACAACACCGGGACGGCCGACCACAACTGGGAGCTGGTCACCGACGGCAGCGCCGTGCGGCTGCGCAACCGCAACAGCGGCAAGGTCCTCGGCGTGGAGAACGCGTCCACCGCGGACAACGCCCGCGTCCTGCAGTGGAGCAACACCGGTGCGGCCGACCACAAGTGGACGGTCGTCGACAACGGCGACGGCACGCACAAGCTGCGCAACGGCAACAGCGGCAAGCTGCTGGGCATCCTCAACGGCTCCACGGCGGCGGGCGCCCAGGCCGTGCAGGACCCGGACAACGGGACCGCCGACAACCGCTGGCGGTTCGTGCCCGCCGGCGCCCGCCGGGTCCAGAACCTCGCCAGCGGCCTGGTCCTGGGCGTGCAGGACATGTCGACCGCGGACGGCGGCCTGGCCGTGCAGTGGGACGACAGCGGCACCGCCGACCACCTCTGGACCGCCGTGGTGGACGCCGACGGCTACTTCCGGCTGCGCAACTCCAACAGCGGCAAGGTCCTCGGTGTCGAGAACGCCGCCAACGCCAACGGCGCCCGGGTGCTCCAGTGGGCCGACAACGGCACCAACGACCACAAGTGGCGGCTGCGCTACGGCTCGGGGGGCTACTTCCGCATCCAGTGCGGCAACGGCGGGCGCGTGCTCGGTGTCAACGGGGCCTCCACCGCGCGGGGCGCGCAGATCGTCCTCTGGGACGACAACGGCACCAACGACCACCTCTGGCGCTTCATCTGA
- a CDS encoding endo-1,4-beta-xylanase — protein sequence MTLTAKSVARAALVSTLLAATAGAALLAASPASGAASTLAAAAQQSGRYFGTAVAANKLGDSTYVGILNREFDMVTAENEMKMDATEPNQNQFSYSNGDRIVNHARNQGKRVRGHALAWHSQQPGWMQNMSGTSLRNAMLNHVTQVATYYRGKIYAWDVVNEAYADGSSGGRRDSNLQRTGNDWIEAAFRAARAADPNAKLCYNDYNTDNWSHAKTQGVYRMVQDFKSRGVPIDCVGFQAHFNSGNPVPSNYHTTLQNFAALGVDVQITELDIEGSGSTQAQQYQGVVQACLAVTRCTGITVWGIRDSDSWRASGTPLLFDGSGNKKAAYTSTLNALNAAATTGPTTTTTSTDPTGPTTTTTPQNPGGCTATYTEGQKWSDRFNGQVTVTGTDNWIVTVTVTSPQRIIATWNTTATWDTANVMTARPNGNGNTFGFTIQHGGNWNWPTLSCRIG from the coding sequence ATGACGCTGACAGCGAAGTCAGTCGCACGGGCCGCCCTCGTGTCGACCCTGCTCGCCGCGACCGCGGGCGCCGCCCTGCTGGCCGCCTCCCCCGCCAGCGGCGCCGCCTCCACCCTCGCCGCCGCCGCCCAGCAGAGCGGCCGCTACTTCGGCACCGCCGTCGCCGCCAACAAACTCGGAGACTCCACCTACGTCGGCATCCTCAACCGTGAGTTCGACATGGTCACGGCCGAGAACGAGATGAAGATGGACGCCACCGAACCCAACCAGAACCAGTTCAGCTACAGCAACGGCGACCGCATCGTCAACCACGCCCGCAACCAGGGCAAACGAGTCCGCGGCCACGCCCTGGCCTGGCACTCCCAGCAACCCGGCTGGATGCAGAACATGTCCGGCACCTCCCTGCGCAACGCCATGCTCAACCACGTCACCCAGGTCGCCACCTACTACCGCGGCAAGATCTACGCCTGGGACGTCGTCAACGAGGCCTACGCCGACGGCAGCTCCGGCGGCCGACGCGACTCCAACCTCCAGCGCACCGGCAACGACTGGATCGAGGCCGCCTTCCGCGCCGCCCGCGCCGCCGACCCGAACGCCAAGCTCTGCTACAACGACTACAACACCGACAACTGGTCGCACGCCAAGACCCAGGGCGTCTACCGCATGGTCCAGGACTTCAAGTCCCGCGGCGTCCCCATCGACTGCGTCGGCTTCCAGGCCCACTTCAACAGCGGCAACCCCGTCCCCTCCAACTACCACACCACCCTGCAGAACTTCGCCGCGTTGGGTGTCGACGTCCAGATCACCGAACTCGACATCGAAGGCTCCGGCAGCACCCAGGCCCAGCAATACCAAGGCGTCGTCCAGGCCTGCCTCGCCGTCACCCGCTGCACCGGCATCACCGTCTGGGGCATCCGCGACAGCGACTCCTGGCGCGCCTCCGGCACCCCCCTGCTCTTCGACGGCTCCGGCAACAAGAAAGCCGCCTACACCTCCACGCTGAACGCCCTCAACGCAGCCGCCACCACCGGCCCCACCACCACCACCACCTCCACCGACCCCACCGGACCCACCACCACCACCACGCCGCAGAACCCCGGCGGCTGCACCGCGACCTACACCGAAGGCCAGAAGTGGAGCGACCGCTTCAACGGCCAGGTCACCGTCACCGGCACCGACAACTGGATCGTCACCGTCACCGTCACCTCACCCCAACGCATCATCGCCACCTGGAACACCACCGCCACCTGGGACACCGCCAACGTCATGACCGCACGCCCCAACGGCAACGGCAACACCTTCGGCTTCACCATCCAACACGGCGGCAACTGGAACTGGCCCACCCTCTCCTGCCGCATCGGCTGA
- a CDS encoding family 43 glycosylhydrolase — protein sequence MSVPDQLPRRLARRRGRLSRMAAVLAAVVLGGVMVVFSSATSSAATVDTNAWYVLVNRNSGKALDVYNFATNDGGRITQWTRGDGANQQWQFVDSGGGYYRLKSKHSGKVLDVSNFSTADGGAIVQWADGNGTNQQFRLADSDGGHVRLINRNSNKAVEVQNAATNDGANIVQYSDWGGANQQWQLVRVDGGGTTTTTTTTTSQQPGGQYTNPVVWQDFADVEVIRVGDAYYMTASTMHYSPGAPILRSYDLVNWEFAGHSVPSLDFGTKYDLTNGQRAYVNGIWASTLQYRPSNKTYYWAGCIDFNDTYIYTATSVEGPWNRHAQLDNCYYDAGMLIDDNDTMYVAYGNSTISVAQLSADGRSQVRAQQVFQTPSNIGTLEGARFYKRNGSYYIWLTRPANGQYVLKSDNGPFGPYTVRQVLLDLPGPISGGGVPHQGGLVQTQTGSWYYMSFVDAYPGGRVPALAPITWTSDGWPTLQTVNGRWGVNYPSPLPTRAVKPLTGTDTFAGTALGPQWEWNHDPDTSKYSVNNGLTLQTATVTNDLYAARNTLTHRIQGPTSTATIELDYSTMRDGDRSGLAMLRQSSAWIGVKRDNGQTRVSMTNGLAMDGSWRTTSTGSEAASAAVSGGRIWLRINADIQPGSNRVARFSYSTDGVNFTSLGPTFTLNNAWQFFMGYRFGIFNHATQALGGAVTVRKFALTTP from the coding sequence ATGTCTGTCCCCGATCAACTCCCACGGCGCCTCGCGCGCAGACGTGGCCGGTTGTCGCGGATGGCCGCGGTGCTGGCCGCGGTCGTGCTCGGAGGTGTGATGGTCGTCTTCAGCTCGGCGACCAGCTCGGCGGCGACCGTCGACACCAACGCGTGGTACGTGCTGGTCAACCGCAACAGCGGCAAGGCGCTCGACGTCTACAACTTCGCCACCAACGACGGCGGTCGCATCACCCAGTGGACCCGCGGTGACGGCGCCAACCAGCAGTGGCAGTTCGTCGACTCCGGCGGCGGCTACTACCGGCTCAAGTCCAAGCACTCCGGCAAGGTGCTGGACGTCTCGAACTTCTCCACCGCCGACGGCGGCGCGATCGTGCAGTGGGCCGACGGCAACGGCACCAACCAGCAGTTCCGCCTCGCCGACTCCGACGGCGGCCACGTCCGGCTGATCAACCGCAACAGCAACAAGGCCGTCGAGGTCCAGAACGCCGCCACCAACGACGGCGCGAACATCGTCCAGTACAGCGACTGGGGCGGCGCGAACCAGCAGTGGCAGCTCGTCCGCGTCGACGGCGGCGGCACCACCACGACGACCACGACCACGACCTCGCAGCAACCGGGCGGGCAGTACACCAACCCCGTGGTGTGGCAGGACTTCGCCGACGTCGAGGTCATCCGGGTCGGGGACGCGTACTACATGACCGCGTCGACCATGCACTACTCCCCCGGCGCGCCGATCCTGCGCTCCTACGACCTGGTCAACTGGGAGTTCGCCGGTCACTCGGTGCCGTCCCTGGACTTCGGCACGAAGTACGACCTGACCAACGGCCAGCGGGCCTACGTCAACGGCATCTGGGCGTCGACGCTGCAGTACCGGCCGAGCAACAAGACCTACTACTGGGCCGGGTGCATCGACTTCAACGACACCTACATCTACACCGCGACCAGCGTCGAGGGGCCGTGGAACCGGCACGCCCAGCTCGACAACTGCTACTACGACGCGGGCATGCTCATCGACGACAACGACACGATGTACGTCGCGTACGGCAACAGCACCATCAGCGTCGCCCAGCTGTCCGCCGACGGGCGCAGCCAGGTCCGCGCGCAGCAGGTCTTCCAGACCCCCTCGAACATCGGGACGCTGGAGGGCGCGAGGTTCTACAAGCGCAACGGCAGCTACTACATCTGGCTGACCCGGCCCGCCAACGGCCAGTACGTGCTCAAGTCGGACAACGGGCCGTTCGGCCCGTACACCGTGCGGCAGGTGCTGCTCGACCTGCCCGGCCCGATCTCCGGCGGTGGCGTGCCCCACCAGGGCGGCCTGGTCCAGACCCAGACCGGGTCCTGGTACTACATGTCGTTCGTGGACGCCTACCCCGGCGGCCGGGTGCCCGCGCTCGCCCCGATCACCTGGACCTCCGACGGCTGGCCGACCCTCCAGACGGTCAACGGCCGCTGGGGCGTGAACTACCCCTCGCCGCTGCCGACCCGGGCGGTCAAACCCCTCACCGGCACCGACACCTTCGCCGGCACCGCCCTCGGCCCGCAGTGGGAGTGGAACCACGACCCGGACACCTCGAAGTACTCGGTGAACAACGGTCTGACGTTGCAGACGGCCACGGTCACCAACGACCTCTACGCCGCCCGCAACACCCTCACCCACCGCATCCAAGGACCCACGTCCACGGCCACCATCGAGCTGGACTACAGCACCATGCGCGACGGCGACCGGTCGGGCCTGGCGATGCTGCGCCAGTCGTCGGCCTGGATCGGCGTCAAGCGCGACAACGGCCAGACCCGCGTGTCCATGACCAACGGCCTGGCCATGGACGGCAGCTGGCGCACCACCAGCACCGGTAGCGAGGCCGCGAGCGCCGCGGTCAGCGGGGGCCGGATCTGGCTGCGGATCAACGCCGACATCCAACCGGGCTCCAACCGGGTCGCCCGCTTCTCCTACAGCACCGACGGCGTGAACTTCACCTCGCTCGGACCGACGTTCACGCTCAACAACGCCTGGCAGTTCTTCATGGGCTACCGCTTCGGCATCTTCAACCACGCCACCCAGGCCCTGGGCGGCGCGGTGACCGTCCGCAAGTTCGCCCTGACCACTCCCTGA
- a CDS encoding endo-1,4-beta-xylanase, whose protein sequence is MMTVAFDGLALAGTTLGASAAEKGRYFGAAIAAGKLGDSTYTTILNREFNQVTAENEMKMDATEPNQGQFTFTNGDRIVNHAISRGMKVRGHTLAWHSQQPGWMQRMEGSALRQAMLNHVSRVATYYKGKIHSWDVVNEAFADGSSGGRRDSNLQRTGNDWIEAAFRAARAADPAAKLCYNDYNTDGVNAKSTGIYNMVRDFKARGVPIDCVGFQSHLTNSAPSDYQANLQRFADLGVDVQITELDISGSNQANAYAAVTRACLAVARCTGITVWGIRDSDSWRTGQNPLLFDSSGNKKAAYTSVLNALNEGSNPQPGVIDTTAWYVLVNRNSGKALDVYNLATNDGARITQWARNDGNQQQWQFVDSGGGYYRVKSRLSGKVLDVYNFSTADGANIVQWADGNGTNQQFRAVDSSGYVRLVNRNSGKAVEVQGASTADGGNVVQYSDWGGANQQWQLVRVG, encoded by the coding sequence ATGATGACGGTGGCGTTCGACGGCCTGGCCCTGGCGGGCACGACGCTGGGCGCCTCGGCCGCGGAGAAGGGCCGGTACTTCGGTGCCGCCATCGCGGCCGGGAAGCTCGGTGACAGCACCTACACGACCATCCTGAACCGCGAGTTCAACCAGGTCACCGCCGAGAACGAGATGAAGATGGACGCGACCGAGCCCAACCAGGGCCAGTTCACGTTCACCAACGGCGACCGGATCGTCAACCACGCCATCAGCCGCGGCATGAAGGTGCGCGGTCACACCCTGGCTTGGCACTCCCAGCAACCGGGCTGGATGCAGCGCATGGAGGGTTCGGCGCTGCGCCAGGCCATGCTGAACCACGTCAGCCGGGTCGCCACCTACTACAAGGGCAAGATCCACTCCTGGGACGTGGTGAACGAGGCCTTCGCCGACGGTTCCAGCGGCGGGAGGCGTGACTCCAACCTGCAACGCACCGGCAACGACTGGATCGAGGCCGCGTTCCGCGCCGCCCGCGCCGCCGACCCCGCCGCGAAGCTCTGCTACAACGACTACAACACCGACGGCGTCAACGCCAAGAGCACCGGCATCTACAACATGGTGCGCGACTTCAAAGCCCGCGGCGTCCCCATCGACTGCGTCGGCTTCCAGTCCCACCTGACCAACTCCGCCCCGTCGGACTACCAGGCCAACCTCCAGCGCTTCGCCGACCTCGGCGTCGACGTCCAGATCACCGAACTGGACATCTCCGGCTCCAACCAGGCCAACGCCTACGCCGCCGTCACCCGCGCCTGCCTCGCCGTCGCCCGCTGCACCGGCATCACCGTCTGGGGCATCCGCGACAGCGACTCCTGGCGCACCGGCCAGAACCCCCTGCTCTTCGACAGCAGCGGCAACAAGAAGGCCGCCTACACCTCCGTCCTCAACGCCCTCAACGAGGGTTCCAACCCCCAGCCCGGGGTCATCGACACGACCGCCTGGTACGTGCTGGTGAACCGCAACAGCGGCAAGGCGTTGGACGTCTACAACCTGGCCACGAACGACGGCGCCCGCATCACCCAGTGGGCGCGCAACGACGGCAACCAGCAGCAGTGGCAGTTCGTCGACTCCGGCGGCGGCTACTACCGGGTGAAGTCGAGGCTGTCGGGCAAGGTGCTGGACGTCTACAACTTCTCCACCGCCGACGGCGCCAACATCGTGCAGTGGGCCGACGGCAACGGCACCAACCAGCAGTTCCGCGCGGTCGACTCGAGCGGCTACGTCAGGTTGGTCAACCGCAACAGCGGCAAGGCCGTGGAGGTGCAGGGCGCGTCCACCGCCGACGGCGGCAACGTCGTGCAGTACAGCGACTGGGGCGGCGCCAACCAGCAGTGGCAACTCGTCCGCGTCGGGTGA